In Apteryx mantelli isolate bAptMan1 chromosome 26, bAptMan1.hap1, whole genome shotgun sequence, a single window of DNA contains:
- the RER1 gene encoding protein RER1 isoform X3 — MFFCYLCHQAKSLLLQKTINSLTYMIFQLIYLARMSEGDSIGESVHGKPSMVYRFFTRLGQIYQSWLDKSTPYTAVRWIVTLGLSFIYMIRVYLLQGWYIVTYALGIYHLNLFIAFLSPKVDPSLMEDSDDGPSLPTKQNEEFRPFIRRLPEFKFWHSATKGILVAMACTFFEAFNVPVFWPILVMYFIMLFCITMKRQIKHMIKYRYIPFTHGKRKYKGKEDVGKTFAS; from the exons atgtttttttgctACCTGTGTCACCAAGCAAAATCTCTACTTCTTCAGAAAACCATCAACAGCCTTACATACATGATTTTTCAACTGATCTACTTAG CAAGAATGTCAGAAGGGGACAGTATTGGTGAGTCTGTTCATGGAAAGCCGTCCATGGTCTATAGATTTTTCACAAGGCTTGGACAG ATCTACCAATCCTGGTTAGATAAATCTACTCCATATACCGCAGTGCGATGGATTGTAACTTTGGGCCTGAGTTTTATCTACATGATTAGAGTTTATTTACTGCAG gGTTGGTACATTGTGACATATGCCTTGGGAATCTACCATCTAAATCTCTTCATAGCTTTCTTGTCACCAAAGGTAGACCCTTCTTTAATGGAAGATTCAG ATGATGGTCCTTCCTTACCtacaaagcaaaatgaagaatTTCGGCCTTTCATTAGAAGGCTCCCAGAGTTTAAATTCTG gcACTCTGCCACTAAAGGCATCCTGGTTGCTATGGCATGTACATTCTTCGAGGCCTTCAATGTTCCTGTTTTTTGGCCAATCCTTGTGATGTACTTCATTATGCTGTTTTGTATCACTATGAAGAGGCAAATCAAG CATAtgataaaatacagatatataccCTTCACACATGGCAAGAGGAAATACAAAGGGAAAGAAGACGTGGGAAAGACCTTTGCTAGCTAG
- the PEX10 gene encoding peroxisome biogenesis factor 10 isoform X2 — protein sequence MSLLPFYNVTVGYQTLGEEYVNIVQVDSSKKRVPSFLRRAILISLHTIVPYCLEKGLLHLEHELQIEADGSRTQQSNPAHSLLDRTLLRNWIQKQVGELPYKQKKTVLQIVYVLKQCIPLLRRLHLAIFYINGTFYHLSKRITGITYLYFGGLQREDQSIRSSYKFLGITSLLHLLLTIGVQIYSFKQKQRARQEWKLHRNLAHQKNVTEEKTTGRRSRCTLCLEERRHATATPCGHLFCWECITEWCNTKAECPLCRENFHPQKLIYLRHYQQITEG from the exons ATGAGTTTGCTGCCTTTCTACAATGTAACAGTTG GTTATCAGACTCTGGGTGAAGAGTATGTTAACATTGTTCAAGTTGACTCAAGCAAGAAAAGGGTGCCTTCTTTTCTTCGACGGGCCATCTTGATTTCTCTTCATACTATAGTACCTTATTGCTTAGAAAAAGGATTACTGCATCTGGAACATGAGTTACAGATAGAGGCTGATGGGTCTAGAACCCAGCAGAGCAACCCAGCACACAGCTTATTGGATAGGACCTTACTACGAAACTGGATACAGAAGCAAGTTGGGGAACTGCCAtacaagcagaagaaaacagtctTACAAATTGTGTATGTTCTTAAACAATGCATTCCTTTGCTTCGTCGACTACATCTGGCAATATTCTATATAAATGGCACTTTTTATCACCTGTCTAAAAGGATCACAGGAATCACATAT CTGTATTTTGGAGGATTGCAAAGAGAAGATCAGAGCATTCGATCAAGTTACAAGTTTCTTGGAATAACTTCACTCCTTCATCTTCTTCTAACAATTGGTGTTCAGATATACAGCTTCAaacagaagcagagagcaaggcagGAATGGAAACTACACCGCAATCTAGCTCACCAGAA AAATGTGACTGAGGAAAAGACTACTGGGCGCCGCTCccgctgcactttgtgtttggaAGAACGGAGACATGCAACAGCCACACCTTGTGGCCACCTGTTCTGCTGGGAATGCATTACCGAGTGGTGTAATACCAAA gCAGAATGTCCACTGTGCAGAGAGAATTTTCATCCTCAGAAACTGATCTACCTACGTCATTATCAACA gattACTGAAGGCTGA
- the PEX10 gene encoding peroxisome biogenesis factor 10 isoform X1: MPPAPAGPAQLVRCGQKDELYRSGLRSGAGAALHGLAGAKRWLEWRKEIELLSDIAYFSLTTLSGYQTLGEEYVNIVQVDSSKKRVPSFLRRAILISLHTIVPYCLEKGLLHLEHELQIEADGSRTQQSNPAHSLLDRTLLRNWIQKQVGELPYKQKKTVLQIVYVLKQCIPLLRRLHLAIFYINGTFYHLSKRITGITYLYFGGLQREDQSIRSSYKFLGITSLLHLLLTIGVQIYSFKQKQRARQEWKLHRNLAHQKNVTEEKTTGRRSRCTLCLEERRHATATPCGHLFCWECITEWCNTKAECPLCRENFHPQKLIYLRHYQQITEG, from the exons atgccgccggcgcccgccggcccGGCGCAGCTGGTGCGCTGCGGACAGAAGGACGAGCTGTACCGGAGCGGGCTGCGGAGCGGGGCTGGCGCCGCGCTGCACGGGCTCGCGG GTGCTAAGAGGTGGCTGGAATGGAGGAAAGAAATTGAACTGCTTTCTGATATAGCCTACTTCAGCCTCACCACTTTGTCAG GTTATCAGACTCTGGGTGAAGAGTATGTTAACATTGTTCAAGTTGACTCAAGCAAGAAAAGGGTGCCTTCTTTTCTTCGACGGGCCATCTTGATTTCTCTTCATACTATAGTACCTTATTGCTTAGAAAAAGGATTACTGCATCTGGAACATGAGTTACAGATAGAGGCTGATGGGTCTAGAACCCAGCAGAGCAACCCAGCACACAGCTTATTGGATAGGACCTTACTACGAAACTGGATACAGAAGCAAGTTGGGGAACTGCCAtacaagcagaagaaaacagtctTACAAATTGTGTATGTTCTTAAACAATGCATTCCTTTGCTTCGTCGACTACATCTGGCAATATTCTATATAAATGGCACTTTTTATCACCTGTCTAAAAGGATCACAGGAATCACATAT CTGTATTTTGGAGGATTGCAAAGAGAAGATCAGAGCATTCGATCAAGTTACAAGTTTCTTGGAATAACTTCACTCCTTCATCTTCTTCTAACAATTGGTGTTCAGATATACAGCTTCAaacagaagcagagagcaaggcagGAATGGAAACTACACCGCAATCTAGCTCACCAGAA AAATGTGACTGAGGAAAAGACTACTGGGCGCCGCTCccgctgcactttgtgtttggaAGAACGGAGACATGCAACAGCCACACCTTGTGGCCACCTGTTCTGCTGGGAATGCATTACCGAGTGGTGTAATACCAAA gCAGAATGTCCACTGTGCAGAGAGAATTTTCATCCTCAGAAACTGATCTACCTACGTCATTATCAACA gattACTGAAGGCTGA
- the RER1 gene encoding protein RER1 isoform X4 → MSEGDSIGESVHGKPSMVYRFFTRLGQIYQSWLDKSTPYTAVRWIVTLGLSFIYMIRVYLLQGWYIVTYALGIYHLNLFIAFLSPKVDPSLMEDSDDGPSLPTKQNEEFRPFIRRLPEFKFWHSATKGILVAMACTFFEAFNVPVFWPILVMYFIMLFCITMKRQIKHMIKYRYIPFTHGKRKYKGKEDVGKTFAS, encoded by the exons ATGTCAGAAGGGGACAGTATTGGTGAGTCTGTTCATGGAAAGCCGTCCATGGTCTATAGATTTTTCACAAGGCTTGGACAG ATCTACCAATCCTGGTTAGATAAATCTACTCCATATACCGCAGTGCGATGGATTGTAACTTTGGGCCTGAGTTTTATCTACATGATTAGAGTTTATTTACTGCAG gGTTGGTACATTGTGACATATGCCTTGGGAATCTACCATCTAAATCTCTTCATAGCTTTCTTGTCACCAAAGGTAGACCCTTCTTTAATGGAAGATTCAG ATGATGGTCCTTCCTTACCtacaaagcaaaatgaagaatTTCGGCCTTTCATTAGAAGGCTCCCAGAGTTTAAATTCTG gcACTCTGCCACTAAAGGCATCCTGGTTGCTATGGCATGTACATTCTTCGAGGCCTTCAATGTTCCTGTTTTTTGGCCAATCCTTGTGATGTACTTCATTATGCTGTTTTGTATCACTATGAAGAGGCAAATCAAG CATAtgataaaatacagatatataccCTTCACACATGGCAAGAGGAAATACAAAGGGAAAGAAGACGTGGGAAAGACCTTTGCTAGCTAG
- the RER1 gene encoding protein RER1 isoform X1: MFFCYLCHQAKSLLLQKTINSLTYMIFQLIYLETEVTGGWCCTRMSEGDSIGESVHGKPSMVYRFFTRLGQIYQSWLDKSTPYTAVRWIVTLGLSFIYMIRVYLLQGWYIVTYALGIYHLNLFIAFLSPKVDPSLMEDSDDGPSLPTKQNEEFRPFIRRLPEFKFWHSATKGILVAMACTFFEAFNVPVFWPILVMYFIMLFCITMKRQIKHMIKYRYIPFTHGKRKYKGKEDVGKTFAS; the protein is encoded by the exons atgtttttttgctACCTGTGTCACCAAGCAAAATCTCTACTTCTTCAGAAAACCATCAACAGCCTTACATACATGATTTTTCAACTGATCTACTTAG AAACTGAGGTGACAGGAGGGTGGTGCTGCA CAAGAATGTCAGAAGGGGACAGTATTGGTGAGTCTGTTCATGGAAAGCCGTCCATGGTCTATAGATTTTTCACAAGGCTTGGACAG ATCTACCAATCCTGGTTAGATAAATCTACTCCATATACCGCAGTGCGATGGATTGTAACTTTGGGCCTGAGTTTTATCTACATGATTAGAGTTTATTTACTGCAG gGTTGGTACATTGTGACATATGCCTTGGGAATCTACCATCTAAATCTCTTCATAGCTTTCTTGTCACCAAAGGTAGACCCTTCTTTAATGGAAGATTCAG ATGATGGTCCTTCCTTACCtacaaagcaaaatgaagaatTTCGGCCTTTCATTAGAAGGCTCCCAGAGTTTAAATTCTG gcACTCTGCCACTAAAGGCATCCTGGTTGCTATGGCATGTACATTCTTCGAGGCCTTCAATGTTCCTGTTTTTTGGCCAATCCTTGTGATGTACTTCATTATGCTGTTTTGTATCACTATGAAGAGGCAAATCAAG CATAtgataaaatacagatatataccCTTCACACATGGCAAGAGGAAATACAAAGGGAAAGAAGACGTGGGAAAGACCTTTGCTAGCTAG
- the RER1 gene encoding protein RER1 isoform X2, with amino-acid sequence MRRGNLSKSLLLQKTINSLTYMIFQLIYLETEVTGGWCCTRMSEGDSIGESVHGKPSMVYRFFTRLGQIYQSWLDKSTPYTAVRWIVTLGLSFIYMIRVYLLQGWYIVTYALGIYHLNLFIAFLSPKVDPSLMEDSDDGPSLPTKQNEEFRPFIRRLPEFKFWHSATKGILVAMACTFFEAFNVPVFWPILVMYFIMLFCITMKRQIKHMIKYRYIPFTHGKRKYKGKEDVGKTFAS; translated from the exons ATGAGAAGAGGAAACTTAT CAAAATCTCTACTTCTTCAGAAAACCATCAACAGCCTTACATACATGATTTTTCAACTGATCTACTTAG AAACTGAGGTGACAGGAGGGTGGTGCTGCA CAAGAATGTCAGAAGGGGACAGTATTGGTGAGTCTGTTCATGGAAAGCCGTCCATGGTCTATAGATTTTTCACAAGGCTTGGACAG ATCTACCAATCCTGGTTAGATAAATCTACTCCATATACCGCAGTGCGATGGATTGTAACTTTGGGCCTGAGTTTTATCTACATGATTAGAGTTTATTTACTGCAG gGTTGGTACATTGTGACATATGCCTTGGGAATCTACCATCTAAATCTCTTCATAGCTTTCTTGTCACCAAAGGTAGACCCTTCTTTAATGGAAGATTCAG ATGATGGTCCTTCCTTACCtacaaagcaaaatgaagaatTTCGGCCTTTCATTAGAAGGCTCCCAGAGTTTAAATTCTG gcACTCTGCCACTAAAGGCATCCTGGTTGCTATGGCATGTACATTCTTCGAGGCCTTCAATGTTCCTGTTTTTTGGCCAATCCTTGTGATGTACTTCATTATGCTGTTTTGTATCACTATGAAGAGGCAAATCAAG CATAtgataaaatacagatatataccCTTCACACATGGCAAGAGGAAATACAAAGGGAAAGAAGACGTGGGAAAGACCTTTGCTAGCTAG